The Streptomyces sp. A2-16 sequence GTCCCCGAGTTCCTCGGCCACCCTCAGCGAGGTCGCCACGCTCCAGGCCCCGTTGGGGTCGAGCCGCAGAGGGTGTCCGGGAAAGGCCTCGGCAAGCGCCCTGATGGCCGCGATCTCCTCGTCCGGCGGAAACACCCCGCCCTTGAGCTTGAAGGACGTGAAGCCGTACCGCTCGGTGAACAGCCGGGCCTGCTCCACCACCCCCGCCGGGTCGAGAGCCGCCCCCCAGTCGTCCTTCTCACAGGCCACGCCCTCGGGGTGCGCGGCCCACTTGTAGAACAGGTAGGCGCTGTACTCGACCGCGTCCCGCACCTTGCCCCCGAGCAGCGCGTGCACCGGCAGGCCCAGCGCCCTGCCCAGCGCGTCGAGACAGGCCACCTCGAACCCGGAGACGACGGACAGCCGCAGTTTGTCGGCGGTCTGCACGCCCCGCAGCCCTCCGACGTCGACCTGGCCGGAGACCTGGGAGGAGTCGACGGCCACCTGGTCCGCGAGCGTGAACAGGCCGTTCAGATCCCCGACCTGACGTCCGATCAGCTTGCTCGCGAACGGCCGGGCCAGCTCCAGGTACTTGGTGTCGCCGTACGTCTCCCCGACCCCCGTGACCCCGTCGGCGGTCTCGACCTCGACGATCAGCCGGGGCGTGTAGGGCTGGTGGACGCCCTGCGTGTTCAGCAGCGGCGGATCCGCGACGAGGATCGGTGTCAGCCGGACATCGGCGATGGTGAGGTTCACAGCGCGGCTCCTACGAGGTCGAGGCCGGTGGTCAGCAGCAGGCGCAGGTCGGCCAGGTCGGCGTCGGACGGGTCGGTGAGGGGTGCGCGCACGGGTCCGACCGGGCGCCCCCGCAGCCGTGCCGCCGCCTTCACCAGGGAGACGGCGTACCCGGGCACCCGGTCCCGGAGCTCGACGAGCGGAACGTAGAAGTCGCGCAGCAGCTTCTCGACGGTGCCGTGGCCCCGGTCGCCGTCGCGCAGTGCGCCGAAGAACGCGTCGGCGATCTCGGGGGCGAAGGCGTGGACGGCGGAGGAGTAGGCGGGGACGCCGACGGTGGCGTAGGCGCGGGCCTGGATCTCGGCGGTGGAGGCGCCGTTGAAGAACAGGAAGTCCTCGGGCGCGGCCAGTGTGAGGCGCTGGAGCCGGTCGAGGTCGCTGTGCCCGTCCTTGAGCCCGATGACCCCGGGGATCCCGGTGATGCGCCGGAACGCGTCCAGGCCGAAGGCGACCTGGCCGCGCTGGTAGGCGATGAGCGGCAGCCGGGTTCGCGCCGCGATCTGCTCCAGCTGGGCGACCAGCCCGTCCTGCGGGGCGGCGACCAGGTAGTGCGGGAGGACCAGCAGGGCGTCGGCCCCCGCCTCCTCGGCGATGCGGGCGAAGCGGACGGCCTGCGCCCAGCCGTAGCCGGTCCCGGCGACGACGGGCACCCGGCCGCCGGCCTCCTCGACCGCGATGGTGACGACCTGGCGGTACTCGTCCTCGTCCAGGGAGAAGAACTCACCGGTGCCGCAGGCGGGGAAGACCGCGCCGGGTCCTGTGGCGATCTGCGCGGCGACGTGGGCGCGGAAGCCGTCCGGGTCGAGGCCGCCGTCGTCGTGGAAGCTCGTGAGCGGGAACGACAGCACACCGCGTGCCATGCCCTCCCGCAGCCGTCGGGCCGTGTCCGGGTCGGAGGTCACCCTCGCCATCTCCCTATGTAGACGATATCTACGTATGAAGATGGAGATTAGGTAGGCGAACCGTCCCCGTCAATGGGCCGTGCCCGGTTCGATGGTCCGATTACCATCGGCGCATGTCGGAGACAGGGGCCGAGCGCCCGGAGACCGGGGGCGTCCGCGAGGTGAAGTCGGCCGCCCGCACGGTCGAGCTCCTCGAACTGCTGGCCGCGCGCGGCGACCGCCCGGCCCGGCTCCAGGAGCTCGCGGACGCGCTGGGCGTGCCGCGCAGTTCGATGTACGCGCTGCTCCAGACGCTGATCTCGCGCGGCTGGGTCCGCACCGACGTCACCGGATCGCTCTACGGCATCGGCATCCACGCCCTGCTCACCGGCACCAGCTACCTGGACTCCGATCCGCGCGTACGGATCGTGCGGCCGTATCTCGACGAGGCGTCCCAGGCGCTGGGCGAGACCATCCACCTGGGCCGGCTCGACGGCCGGGACGTGGCCTATCTGGCGACGCGCGAGTCGCACGAGTACCTGCGCACGATCAGCAGGGTGGGCCGCCGGCTGCCGGCGCACGTCGGCGCGCTGGGCAAGGCACTGCTGGCCGAGCGGCCCGACGAACGGCTCCCCGAGGGGCCGTACGAGGCGCTCACACCGAACTCCCACACCACCCGCGACACCCTGCTGACCGACCTCACCGAGGTGCGCGCCCGCGGCTACTCGATCGACCGCGAGGAGGGCGTCCTCGGCATCGTCGGCTTCGGCTTCGCCCTGCGCTACGACTCCCCCGCCCAGGACGCCATCAGCTGCTCGGTCCCCGTGGCCCGCCTCACGCCGGAGCACGAACAGCGGATCGTCGCGGTGATGCGGGAGATCAGGGCCAAGATCGAGGCGACGGCACCGGGTGCGGGAGGCGCCCCGCACTGGCGTTAGGCACAGCGAAAAGGCGCTCTTCTACCCGCCGACCCCCACCCCAAACGGGACGTGATCCAGATCACGCGACCCGGGCTGTCTCCACAACCGCGTGCTTGATACAAATTCCTCGCGCGTTCCTGTCCGTCGACGGCTTGCGCCCAACCCCCTTTTCGAGCCGCTTCTTTCGCATGCCCTGGGAACGCCCGTGTTCGCCCGTCGCTCCACCCTGCCCTGGCCCCTCATTGCCCTTTTCACGGCCGGCTACCTCGCCCCCTACCTGCTGCCGACCACCGTCGGCAGGCTCGACTCGGGGCTTCCGCTCACCGCCACCGAGGCCGGTGCCGTCGGCAGCGCGCTGCTGCTGAGTTCGGCGGCGGCGGGCTTCCTGCTCGCCTCCCGCGTCGACCGCTTCGGCCCCCGCACCCTCGCCCGCATCGGCCTGACCCTCGCCGTCCTCGGCTACGGCGGCGCCGCCCTCGTCCACGCGGTCCCGGCGGTCGTCGTGGGCGCCCTGATCGGCGGTTTCGGATCCGGTACGTCGACGGCGGTGGCCGCCACCGGCATCGCCGCCCAGCCGGACCCGCACCGCACCACCACGGTCGGTCTCCTCGGCGTCTCCGCCCTCGCGGGCGCCGTCTACCTGGCCGTCCCGCACCTGGGCCCCGGCCACGGCCGGCCCCTCGCCGCGATCGCCCTCACCGCGCTGGCGGTCTGGCCCCTGACCGGCCGTCTCCCGCTGCGCACGGCCCCCGCCCGCGGCCGGGACACCGCCACCCCGCTCCCCCACCGCCGCTCCGGCCTGCTCCTCGCCGCCACCCTGCTCTGCTGGTCCCTCGCCCAGAACGCCCTGTGGGGTGTCAGCGGCCGCATCGGGCTCGCCCAGGCCCACCTCTCCGAGGCGACGGTCGGCGCGGTCTTCGCGATCGCCCTCGGCGCGGGCCTGCTGGGCGTCGTCGGCGCGGGCGCCCTCGGCCCCCGGCTCGGCCGCGCGCTGCCCATCGGCGGCGGCACGGTCCTCATCGCCGCCTGCATCACCCTCAGCGCCTCCGCGACCGACCTGACGTCCTTCGCGACCGGTGAGATCGCGTGGAACACGCTCTACCCGATCGTCCTGTCGTACGTCATCGGCCTGGCCGCCTCCCTGGACCCCCGAGGCCGCTGGGCGGTCCTGGTCGGCTCGGCATCCTCACTGGGCACGGCGGCAGGCCCCCTGACCGGCAGCCTCCTCGCGTCCCGGGCCGGCTTCCCGGTCATGGGCACGGTCCTGGCGGCGGGCCTGCTGCTGATCGCGGTGCCGATGACGCTGGTGGCGCTGGGCGCGGGCAGGCGAACCCTCCCGGTGGTGGAGATCCAGGTGGAAACCCAGGCCTACGACAGGGCGACGGCGGCGTAGGAGCCGTCGGCTCAGAACTCGTACGCCTCGACTTCGGCGAGGTACCGAGCCCGCAGCTCCTCGTCGTGCTCCAGGAAGGACGCGAGGAAGGAGTTGCGGGCAAGCTCCCGCAACCGCTCCTGGCCGAGCCCGAGAGTCTGCTGAACGGCCTCGAAGTTGTCCCCCGCGTAACCCCCGAAATAGGCCGGGTCGTCGGAGTTCACCGTGCACATCAGCCCGGCGTCCAGCATCGCCGGCAACGGATGATCACCCAGCACGTCGACCGTCCGCAGCCGCACATTGGACAGGGGACACAGAGTCAGCGGCACCCGGTCCCGCACCAGCCGCTCCACGAGCTCCGGCGACTCCACGCACCGCAGCCCGTGGTCGATCCGCTCCACGCCCAGCACGTCCAGCGCCTCGACGATGTACTCCGGCGGCCCCTCCTCCCCGGCGTGCGCCACCCTCCGCAGCCCCAGCGCCGCCGCGGCCTCGTACACCTCGCGGAACTTCACCGGCGGATGCCCCACCTCGGCGGAGTCGAGCCCGACCCCGACGATCCGGTCGAGATACGGCTTCGCGGCCTCGAGGGTCGCCAAGGCGGACTCCGCGGACTCGTCCCGCAGGAAGCACATGATCAGCTGCGTCGACACGCCGTGGTTCCGCGAGCTGTCGCCCAGCGCCCGCCACAGCCCCTCGACGACCGTCCCCATCTCCACACCCCGCGCGACGTGCGCCTGCGGGTCGAAGAAGATCTCCGCGTGCCGCACCCCATGCGCGGCGGCCCGGGCGAGATAGGCGTTCGCCAGGTCCTCGAAGTCCCGCTCGGTGCGCAGGACGGCCATGAGCTCGTAGTACAGGTTCAGGAAGGACTGGAGGTCCTCGAAGTCGTAGGCCTTGCGGAGCTCGTCCGTGGAGGCGTACGGGAGCTCGACGCCGTTGCGCGCGGCCAGCTCGAAAGCCAGCTCCGGTTCCAGGGTGCCTTCGATGTGCAGGTGCAGTTCAGCTTTGGGGAGGGACATCAAAGCATCGTACGGCCGCTTTATCGCCGTTTCGGAACCGGTACCCGCAGCAGGTCGTGGGCCACGGTCAGCTCGCCCTCGTACCCGGCCGCCCGCGCCTGCCGTTCGAACTCCTCCGGCTCGGCGTAGCGCTGACTGAAGTGCGTGAGCACGAGATGCCGCACACCGGCGTCCCGGGCGACCCTCGCGGCCTGACCGGCGGTCAGGTGGCCGTGCTCCACCGCGAGTTGCTCGTCCTCGTCGAGGAAGGTCGACTCGATGACGAGCAGGTCGACGCCGTCCGCGAGGGCGTGGACGCCGTCGCAGAGGCGGGTGTCCATGACGAACGCGAACCGCTGACCGCTCCGGATCTCACTGACGTCGTCGAGCAGGACGCCGTTGAGCGAACCCTCGCGCTGGATGCGTCCGACGTCGGGCCCCTTGATGCCCTGCGCGGCGAGACGGTCGGGGAGCATGCGGCGGCCGTCGGGTTCCGTGAGGCGGTAGCCGTAGGACTCGACGGGGTGGGAGAGCCTGCGGGCCTCCAGGGTGCAGCCGCCGGTCCGTGCGATCACCCCGTCCTCGGCGACCGGCGCCTCGGTGAGCCGGACGGTCTCCCGGTACGCCGTCGCGTACCGCAACCGGTCGAAGAAACGCTGCCCCGACTTCGGGTAGTGGGCGGTGATCTCGTGCGGGACCCGGTCGAGGTTGATGCGCTGGATCACGCCCGCGAGGCCCAGGGAGTGGTCGCCGTGGAAGTGGGTGACACAGATCCGGTTGAGGTCGTGGGCGGCGACCCCGGCGCGCAGCATCTGGCGCTGGGTGCCCTCGCCGGGGTCGAAGAGGATGCCCTCGCCGTCCCAGCGCAGCAGGTAGCCGTTGTGGTTGCGGTGTCTGGTGGGGACCTGGCTGGCGGTGCCGAGGACGACCAACTCACGTACGGACACGCCGAGTCACCCGGGGGGCCACTGGAGGCCGCGGCCTCCGACCACATGGGCGTGGGCGTGCCAGACGGTCTGGCCGGCGCCGCTGCCGGTGTTGAAGACGGTGCGGTAGCTCTCCAGCTTCTCGTCGTCGGCGACGGCCTGGGTCTCGCGCAGGACGTCCGCGGCAAGTTCCGGGGCGGCGGCGGCGAGAACCGCTGCGTTCTCGTAGTGGGCCTTGGGGATCACCAGGACGTGGGTGGGGGCCTGCGGGTTGATGTCCCGGAAGGCGACGGTGGTGTCTGTCTCGCGAACGATGGTCGCCGGGATCTGACCTGCGACGATCTTGCAGAACAGGCAGTCGTCCTGGGGTTCCCCTGCCATGTGGTTCCTTCCGTTGAGGTCCTGAGGCATCTTAACGAGGCGACGTCGGCGGAGTCTTCGCCGGACTGGCCTCCAGAGCCTCAAGCGCGATCCGCACCGCCTCGTCCAGCTGGGCGTCCCTGCCCGCCGCGTAGTCCTGCGGCCGCTGCACGACCTCCACGTCCGGGTCCACGCCGTGGTTCTCGACGCCCCACTCGTAGCCCTCCAGCCAGAACGCGTACTTCGGCTGGGTGATCAGCGTGCCGTCGACCAGGCGGTAGCGGCTGTCGATGCCGATGACCCCGCCCCAGGTGCGCGTGCCCACCACCGGGCCGATGCCCAGCGCCTTGATCGCCGCGTTCACGATGTCGCCGTCCGAGCCGGAGAACTCGTTGGCCACGGCGACGACGGGACCGCGGGGCGCGTCCCAGGGGTAGCTGTACGGCCGCATCCCCCGCGGCACCGCCCAGCCGACGATGCGGCGGGCCAGCTTCTCGACGACCAGCTGGGAGGTGTGGCCGCCGCGGTTCTCGCGGACGTCGACCACCAGGCCCTCGCGGGCCACCTCGACGCGCAGGTCGCGGTGGATCTGGGCCCAGCCGGGGGCCTGCATATCGGGGACGTGGAGGTATCCCAGCCGTCCGCCCGACTTCTCGTGGACGTAGGCGCGGCGGTCGGCGACCCAGGCGTGGTAGCGCAGGGGCTCCTCGTCGGAGATCGGCACGACGACGGCGTGGCGCAGCTCGCCGCCGCCGGACGGGGAGACGGTCAGCTCGATCGGCTTGTCGGCCGTGCCGACGAGGAGGGGGCCGGGGCCGGTGACCGGGTCGACCGGGTGGCCGCCGACGGCGACGATCGCGTCCCCGGCGCGGACCGCCACGCCGGGCGCGGCCAGCGGGGAGCGGGCGTGGGGGTCAGAGGTCTCGGTCGGCAGGATGCGGTCGATGCGCCACACCGGCGATCCCTGCGGGCCGTCCTCGTGACGGGAGATGTCGGCGCCGAGGAGCCCCTGCCGGGGTCCGTGGCCGTGGTTGCCGCGCGGGGTGACGTAGGCGTGCGAGGTGCCCAGTTCGCCGTGCACCTCCCACAGGAGGTCGACGAGGTCGTCGTGGGTGGCCAGACGGTCCAGGACCGGGCGGTAGCGGTCGAGGACCCCGGCCCAGTCGACGCCGCTCATGTCGGGGCGCCAGAACTGGTCCCGCATGATGCGGCCGGTCTCCTCGTACATCTGCCGCCACTCGGCCGAGGGGTCGACGGTCTGGCGGACCCGGCCGAGGTCGACGGAGACGTTGGTGTCGCTGTCGTCGTCGCCGGAGGCACGCCGGTCGCTCGGTACGACCTTCAGCCGGCCGTCGGTCCACAGCAGCACCCGCTTGCCGTCGCCGCTGACGGCGAAGTGGTCGGCGTCCGTGGCGAGGTGCTCCAGGCGCTGCTGGGCGAGGTCGTAGCGCTGGAGGTCGGTCTTGGGGTCGGGGTCGTCCGGGGTGGCCCGGGAGGAGCCGAGGACGCCCCGCACGGGGTGCCTGAGCCACAGGAGGCCGTCCTTGGCCGCCCGCAGGTTGGAGTAGCGGCCGGCCTCGACCGGGAAGGGCACGATCCGGTCGGCGAGGCCCTCCAGGTCGACACGGGTGGTCGGGGTGCCCTCGCTGTCGGGGGTCTCGTCCTTGTCGGGGGCCTCGAAGGGACGGCCGTGGCGCTGCGGGCCGAACGGGGACGGGGTGGTCGCCGCGAGGGTGATCAGGTGCGGGCGGTCGCCGACCACGAAGGCCAGGTCGAAGACGTGCTCGTCGTAGACCGGGTCGAAGGCGCGGTTGGAGAGGAAGGCCAGGTGCTTGCCGTCGAGGGTGAAGGCGGGGGCGTAGTCCTGGAAGCGCAGGGGGGTGGCCTCGGTGACCGAGAGATCGGTGGTGTTGGCGAGACGGAGCTGGGAGAGCGGGCCGGGGCCGGGGTGCGCCCAGGCGAGCCAGGCCGAGTCGGGCGAGAAGGTCAGGCCCCGTACGTCGCCGTCCTCGCTGCGGTCGACCTCGCGGACCTCGCCGGTCTCCCGCTCGACGAGCAGCACGCGGCCGTCGTGCGCGGCGACCGCGGCCCGGCTGCCGTCGGGGGCCATGGCGAGACCCAGGACGCGGCCGAGCTGTCCGGCGGCGAGGCGGCGCGGGGTGGCGCCGGGGGCGAGTCCGGTGGCGGGCGCGAACTCCAGGGCGTCGTCGCCCTCCGCGTCCGTCACCCACACCACCCACTCCTCGCCCTCCGTGCGGAAGGTGCGCGGCAGCCGGGCCCGGACGCCGGGTTCGGCGGCCAGGGCGCGGGCCGGGCCCGAGCGGTGGGTGACCCAGTGGACGGCGCCGCGCACGGCGACCGCGCTGCCGCGCGCGGTGTGGTCGGGGGCGGCCGAGCCGAACCAGCGGGAGGCGTCCAGCGAGTACGGCTGCCGGTCGGCGCGCTGTCCGCCGAGCCGGACCTCGAGACGGCGCGGCTCGGCGCAGTCGAGGTCGTCGAGGATCCACAGCTCACCGGCGCTGGTGTAGACGATCCGGGTGCCGTCACCGGAGGCGTGCCGGGCGTAGTAGCCGTCGAGGGGGGTGTGCCGTCGCAGGTCGGAGCCGTCGGCGAGGGAGGAGTAGACGGCTCCGGTGCCCTCGTGGTCGGAGAGGAAGGCGATCCGGTCGCCCGCCCACACCGGGTACTCCAGGTTGCCGTCCAGGTCGTCGTGGAGCCGGACGAACTCGCCGTCGCCGTCGCGGTCGATCCACAGCTTGCCCGCCGTGCCGCCCCGGTACCGCTTCCACCAGGCGGCCTCCCGGCCCATGGGCGCGGAGAGGATCACGGTCGCCGGGCCGTGGGCGACATGGCCGACGGGCCCGAACGGAAGGGTGGTGCCGGGTCCGCCGTCGAGCGGGACGGTGTGCGCCCAGCTGCGCCGCAGGCTGGCCTGGCCGTGGGTGGTGATGGCGAGGACCTCGCCGTCCGGGGTCCAGCCGCGCACCTGGGTGCGCACACTGCCCCAGTGGGTCAGCCTTCTGCCGGGTCCGCCGTCGACCGGGGCGATGTGCACCTCGGGCGCGCCGTCGCGGGTGGAGGTCCAGGCGACGGTGGTGCCGTCGGGCGAGATGCGGGGGTGGGTGACCGGGACGTTGTCCGCGCTGACCCGCCAGGCGCGTCCGCCGTCGAGCGGCGCGAGCCACACGTCGTCCTCGGCGGTGAAGGCCACCAACTCGCCCTGCAGATGCGGAAACCGGAGATATGCAGACGTCGCAGGCTGTGTCACCCGATCACCCTACGCACGGGCACCCCGCGTGCACAGAGGTTTCGATCACTTGCCGTCGGGCCAGCACTGCGGGTCGTTCTGGCACCAGATGGTCTTGGTGACGGTCACGGTCACGGTGGGGCCGGGCTGTCCGGGGTTGTTGACCGGCGGGGTGGGGGTGGCGTTGCAGTCGCCGAGCCCCTCCACGCGGAACCACTGCTTTCCGCCCACGGTGGCGGTCAGGTCGCCGCGCACGCAGGCGCCGCTGACGGTCCGGGTCACCTTGCCCTTGACGGTGATGTCCTTGCCGTCCCGCGTCTTGCCGTCGCAGTCGACGGTGGCCACGGTGTTCACACTGGCGCTCGGCGTCCGGTCGCCGTTGTCGTACGAGGCCGTGCAGGTCAGCCAACTCACGTCGGCCTTCTGCCGGTTCAGCTCCTTGGTGACCAGCTGGTCGGTGGTGTACGACACGGTCGCGGAGCTGACCACGCCGGTCGGATCGCAGGCGGCGAGCGCACCCACGGCCAGCACGGCAACGCCCGTCACCCCCGCTGCTCGCACCCCGCGCGGCCGACGCCTGTTCCGTCTCAACGCCACCATGGGGGCAGCCTGCCACCACGTGCCGTCCGGCGGTAGGGCGCATACGGCCACCCGCGCGCCGCTCACGCCCGGAACAGCGCCCGCGCTCACCCCCGCAGCAGCAGCCACTCCTGAAGCTCCACCAGGTTGCCCTCGGGGTCCTTGAGGTGGGCCACGCGCATGCGGTTCGTCATGGGGGCCGGGCCGTGCAGGAGCGTGGCGCCCCGGGTGGTGATCTGCTCGCAGTAGGTGTCCAGGTCGTCGACGCGGAGCACCACCAGGGAGCGGTGGCCGGTGGCGGTGTCGCCCAGTTCGTCCAGGACCTCGGCCATCATCGAGCGGTCCTGGAGCGCGATGCCCGCCGAGCCGGTGGCGGGGCTGAACTTCTCGTACGGCCCGCTCGTCGCCCCCGACTGGGGCTTGAGGCCGAGGACATCGGCGTAGAAGCGGTAGCAGGCGGTGAAGTCGGTGACGAGCAGGCGTACTTGGGCGAGTTCCACGGACGTTCTCCCAGGTGTCAGGACCAGCGGCCGGTGCGGCCGAGGAGCAGGGCGGTCGCCGCGGTACCGGCGGTCGACGTGCGCAGGACGGTGGGCCCGAGGACGTAGGCTCGCGCACCCGCCTCCTCGAAGAGCGCCAACTCGTCCTTGGCGACGCCTCCTTCGGGGCCGACGACCAGCACGATCTCACCCTCGGCGGGGAGTTCGGCGGTGGCCAGCGGCTCGCTGCCGCGTTCGAAGTCGGAGTGGAGGACGGCGGCGAAGTCGGCTTTGGCGAGAAGTGCGGCAACCTGCTTGGTGCTCGCCGCGTCCGCGACCTCCGGGAAGCGCACCCGGCGGGACTGCTTGCCGGCCTCGCGGGCGGTGGCCCGCCACTTGCCGAGCGCCTTCAGACCCCGCTCGCCCCTCCACTGGGTGATGCAGCGGGCCGCCTGCCAGGGCACGACGGCGTCGACGCCGACCTCGGTCATGGTCTCGACGGCGAGTTCACCGCGGTCGCCCTTGGGCAGGGCCTGGACGACGGTGATCCGGGGAGCGGGCTCCGGTTCCTCGGAGACCGAGGTCAGATGGACGACCAGCCGGTCCTTGCCCTCGGCGGCGATCACGTCGCACACGGCGTAGCGTCCGGCGCCGTCGGTGAGGACGACCTCCTCGCCGGGCTGGAGCCGCTTCACGGAGACCGCGTGGCGGCCTTCGGGGCCGTCGAGGACGTAGCGTCCGCCGCCGTCCGCGTCGAAGTGCTCGACCACGAACACCGGGGCGGTCATCGCAGGTCCCCCTTGCCCGACAACGCTGTCCTGGCTGCGTCGAGTTCGGCCGCGAGTATCTCCACGAGCTGCCCCGCGGGCAGTTCGCGGGCCAGCCGGTGCCCCTGGCCCGCCCACAGCGCCATGCCCTGGGCGTCACCGGCCTTGGCGGCGGCCTTGCGGAGCGGGGCGGTGAGGTGGTGGACCTCGGGATAGGCGGCGGGGGCGTACGGTCCGTGCTCGCGCAGGAAGCGGTTGACCAGGCCGCGGGCCGGTCTGCCGGAGAAGGCGCGGGTCAACTCGGTGCGGACGAACAGCGGGTTGGTCAGAGCCCGCTTGTGCACGTCGTGGGCGCCGGACTCGTGGGTGGCGAGGAACGCGGTGCCGAGCTGGGCCGCGCTCGCGCCGGCGGCGAGGACGGCGGCGATCTGGCTGCCGCGCATGATGCCGCCGGCGGCGACGATCGGGAGGGTGACCGTCTCGCGGATCTGGGCGACCAGGGACAGCAGCCCGAGGCCGGAGCCGTCCTGCTCGGGGAGGTCCCGGTGGGTGCCCTGGTGACCGCCGGCCTCGACGCCCTGCGCGATGACCGCGTCGGCGCCCGCGTACTGCACGGCGAGGGCCTCTTCGGGGGTGGTCGCGGTGACGAGGGTGAAGATGCCGGCGCGGCGCAGCGACTCCAGGGCGTCGCTGCTCGGGATGCCGAAGTGGAAGGAGACCACGGGCACGGGGTTGTCGAGGAGTACGGCGACCTTGGCGTCGTACCCGTCGTCACGGCCGCTGTCGGGGTCGCCGAGCTCGGTCTCGTACCAGGTGGCCTCGCCGGCGAGCTGGTGGGCGTAGACCCCGACGG is a genomic window containing:
- a CDS encoding 16S rRNA (uracil(1498)-N(3))-methyltransferase — protein: MTAPVFVVEHFDADGGGRYVLDGPEGRHAVSVKRLQPGEEVVLTDGAGRYAVCDVIAAEGKDRLVVHLTSVSEEPEPAPRITVVQALPKGDRGELAVETMTEVGVDAVVPWQAARCITQWRGERGLKALGKWRATAREAGKQSRRVRFPEVADAASTKQVAALLAKADFAAVLHSDFERGSEPLATAELPAEGEIVLVVGPEGGVAKDELALFEEAGARAYVLGPTVLRTSTAGTAATALLLGRTGRWS
- a CDS encoding nitronate monooxygenase, encoding MSSALTDLFPHPIVQAPMAGGVSVPRLAAAVADAGGLGFLAAGYKTADGMYQEIKQLRGLTGRPFGVNLFMPQPEYADPAAVGVYAHQLAGEATWYETELGDPDSGRDDGYDAKVAVLLDNPVPVVSFHFGIPSSDALESLRRAGIFTLVTATTPEEALAVQYAGADAVIAQGVEAGGHQGTHRDLPEQDGSGLGLLSLVAQIRETVTLPIVAAGGIMRGSQIAAVLAAGASAAQLGTAFLATHESGAHDVHKRALTNPLFVRTELTRAFSGRPARGLVNRFLREHGPYAPAAYPEVHHLTAPLRKAAAKAGDAQGMALWAGQGHRLARELPAGQLVEILAAELDAARTALSGKGDLR